Proteins from a genomic interval of Lacticaseibacillus pabuli:
- a CDS encoding ACT domain-containing protein: MQVIVSVFGEDRVGIVAAIATALAKEQVNILEITQSIFKGNFTMMISAKLPENADFRQTRDNLQAVAKQLGMTVQMQRQELFDAMHKL, translated from the coding sequence ATGCAAGTAATCGTTTCGGTATTCGGAGAGGATCGGGTCGGCATTGTTGCGGCCATCGCGACCGCATTGGCAAAGGAGCAGGTTAACATTTTGGAGATTACCCAGAGCATTTTCAAGGGTAACTTCACCATGATGATTTCTGCCAAGTTACCAGAAAACGCCGATTTTCGGCAGACGCGTGACAATCTGCAGGCTGTTGCCAAGCAGCTGGGGATGACCGTCCAGATGCAGCGCCAAGAACTGTTTGACGCGATGCACAAACTGTAG
- the rpsN gene encoding 30S ribosomal protein S14 has product MAKKSKIEKAKKIEQTVNKYAELRAQYKAEGNYQALATLPRNASPVRMHNRDRIDGRPHAYMRKFGMSRLNFRDLAHKGQIPGVRKASW; this is encoded by the coding sequence ATGGCAAAAAAGTCCAAGATTGAAAAAGCTAAGAAGATCGAGCAGACCGTGAACAAATACGCGGAACTGCGCGCGCAGTACAAGGCTGAGGGTAACTACCAGGCATTGGCAACATTGCCTCGTAATGCTTCCCCAGTTCGGATGCACAATCGTGACCGGATTGACGGTCGTCCTCACGCCTACATGCGTAAGTTCGGCATGTCACGTCTTAACTTCCGCGACCTCGCGCACAAGGGGCAGATCCCTGGTGTACGTAAGGCCAGCTGGTAA
- a CDS encoding GTP pyrophosphokinase, whose protein sequence is MVQNWDVFLTPYQQAVAELKIKFRGMRKQYQQASKHSPIEFVTARVKSVDSIIEKQARRYIADDVLETDMQDIAGLRIMCQFVEDIYEVVDLLHQRTDMKVVEERDYVTNVKSSGYRSYHVVIEYPVQLVDGEKKILAEIQIRTMSMNFWATIEHSLNYKYQGVFPDDLKARLRRAAEASFQLDKEMSEIREEIQEAQQLFSYGKGQDLPTMKGMQYRQHPEQDGQTKPTDDDHHDDDKEK, encoded by the coding sequence ATGGTACAAAATTGGGATGTCTTTTTAACGCCTTATCAACAGGCGGTCGCCGAACTTAAAATTAAGTTTCGTGGCATGCGGAAACAATACCAACAGGCCAGCAAGCACTCACCGATTGAGTTTGTGACTGCGCGCGTGAAGTCAGTGGATTCCATTATCGAAAAACAGGCGCGGCGTTATATTGCCGATGATGTTCTGGAGACCGACATGCAGGATATCGCTGGCTTGCGGATTATGTGCCAGTTTGTTGAGGACATCTACGAAGTGGTGGATCTTTTGCACCAGCGGACGGATATGAAGGTTGTCGAGGAACGCGATTACGTCACGAACGTTAAATCGTCAGGTTACCGCTCCTACCACGTTGTTATCGAGTACCCGGTCCAGCTGGTTGACGGTGAGAAGAAGATTCTGGCCGAAATCCAAATTCGCACGATGTCGATGAATTTCTGGGCAACCATTGAGCACTCTTTGAACTACAAGTATCAAGGTGTGTTCCCTGATGATTTGAAGGCACGGCTGCGTCGTGCGGCCGAGGCGTCCTTCCAATTGGATAAGGAAATGTCTGAAATCCGCGAAGAAATTCAAGAAGCACAACAGCTGTTTTCATATGGTAAAGGTCAGGATTTGCCAACCATGAAGGGGATGCAGTACCGGCAGCACCCCGAGCAGGATGGCCAGACGAAACCAACAGATGATGATCATCACGACGATGACAAGGAGAAGTAA
- a CDS encoding competence protein CoiA, which yields MRSLLFEVMKMFVALNAAGERVQVLSHAQAAQMQAQRLKVYCPLCQEPLRIRNGRQVPAHFAHRAQSECVASGGESAEHMAGKLLLQRVGECAGWHTELEVVVGDGSQRIDVLLMQGNRRVALEFQCSPLSQRRIAERTAGYQQLGFDVQWFLGSRYLNNTLAGERMKFATLHDDGLHLQYCDVPHQKLIVDTAVTLTRWRRTVIWPVASEPVDCGGAQSMRRRGEKLARRVRLERQGKVRQVQNYCYAHGYNLAGCPWVVHMNLQVRPGFDLPVDLLRVVWLITFAGKPVTRATNQAFWRDHVDPLQLPLVSGRVYGGQFANEFPVLLVQQGYLRATKTGWRWLRQPEWYSDIDQKLQQL from the coding sequence TTGCGGAGTCTCCTTTTTGAGGTGATGAAGATGTTTGTGGCGTTAAATGCGGCCGGGGAGCGGGTCCAGGTGTTGAGTCACGCCCAGGCCGCGCAAATGCAGGCACAGCGGCTGAAGGTGTATTGTCCGCTGTGCCAGGAACCCCTGCGAATTCGTAATGGCAGGCAGGTGCCGGCTCACTTTGCACACCGGGCGCAAAGCGAATGCGTCGCTAGTGGGGGCGAGAGTGCGGAACATATGGCGGGCAAATTGCTCCTGCAACGGGTCGGTGAATGTGCGGGGTGGCACACTGAGCTGGAAGTCGTCGTCGGGGACGGCAGTCAGCGCATTGACGTACTGCTGATGCAAGGTAATCGGCGGGTAGCACTCGAATTCCAATGCAGCCCGCTCAGTCAGCGCCGAATCGCTGAACGGACGGCGGGGTACCAACAACTTGGCTTTGACGTTCAGTGGTTTCTGGGTAGCCGCTATCTCAACAACACTTTAGCGGGCGAACGGATGAAGTTTGCGACGTTGCATGACGATGGCCTCCACTTGCAGTATTGCGACGTCCCGCATCAGAAATTGATTGTTGATACTGCCGTGACTTTGACCCGCTGGCGCCGAACGGTCATCTGGCCGGTTGCTAGTGAGCCTGTGGATTGCGGTGGGGCGCAATCAATGCGGCGTCGCGGTGAAAAACTGGCGCGCCGCGTGCGACTCGAGCGCCAGGGCAAAGTACGTCAGGTGCAAAACTATTGTTACGCGCACGGCTATAATCTCGCCGGGTGTCCGTGGGTGGTGCACATGAACTTACAGGTTCGACCCGGCTTTGACTTACCGGTCGATTTGCTGCGCGTCGTGTGGTTGATCACGTTCGCTGGAAAGCCGGTGACGAGAGCCACCAACCAGGCATTTTGGCGGGACCACGTCGACCCGCTGCAACTCCCCTTGGTGTCCGGTCGGGTATACGGGGGTCAGTTCGCGAACGAGTTTCCAGTGCTCTTAGTGCAGCAGGGCTATTTGCGGGCCACAAAAACAGGCTGGCGTTGGTTGCGTCAGCCTGAATGGTACAGCGATATTGATCAGAAGTTGCAACAGCTTTAA
- a CDS encoding undecaprenyl-diphosphate phosphatase translates to MADIWKAIIIGIVEGLTEFLPVSSTGHIDLVQSIIHMGQSADFKYMFNYVIQLGAIMAVVFLYFNKLNPLSPSKTAEEKKSTWTLWLKVIIAVLPSVIIGLPLNDWMDKHLQTNPVIATTLIVYGIAFIVIERFNKHRRPIVTSLADISIQMALLIGLFQALSIVPGTSRSGATILGAILLGTSRYVATEFSFFLAIPTMFGVSILKLGKFFAQGNTFTGEQAAVLAVGFIVSMVVAWATIRWLLKFVQGHDFTGFGWYRIALGLLIIFLMFV, encoded by the coding sequence ATGGCAGACATTTGGAAAGCAATTATTATTGGGATAGTGGAGGGACTGACTGAGTTCCTACCCGTTAGCTCAACTGGCCATATTGACCTTGTACAGTCAATTATTCACATGGGTCAGAGCGCCGATTTTAAGTACATGTTCAATTATGTCATCCAGCTGGGTGCCATCATGGCGGTCGTTTTCTTGTACTTTAACAAGCTGAACCCGCTGTCACCAAGCAAGACGGCAGAAGAAAAGAAGAGCACCTGGACCTTGTGGCTGAAGGTGATCATCGCGGTGCTGCCAAGTGTCATTATTGGCTTGCCACTGAACGACTGGATGGACAAGCATTTGCAAACCAACCCAGTGATCGCGACAACCTTGATTGTCTATGGGATTGCGTTTATCGTGATCGAGCGCTTTAACAAGCACCGCCGGCCCATCGTGACCAGCCTGGCGGACATCTCCATTCAGATGGCACTGCTGATTGGATTATTCCAAGCACTGTCCATCGTGCCGGGGACTAGCCGCAGTGGGGCGACAATTCTTGGCGCCATTTTGCTGGGAACCAGCCGTTACGTGGCGACTGAGTTTTCCTTCTTTCTGGCGATTCCAACGATGTTTGGGGTCTCCATCCTGAAGCTGGGCAAGTTCTTTGCGCAGGGCAACACCTTCACGGGCGAGCAGGCGGCAGTTTTGGCCGTCGGGTTCATCGTGTCAATGGTCGTGGCGTGGGCAACGATTCGCTGGCTACTGAAGTTCGTGCAGGGTCATGACTTCACCGGCTTTGGCTGGTATCGCATTGCGCTCGGGCTCCTCATTATCTTCTTGATGTTCGTATAA
- a CDS encoding NAD kinase — MRVWVFSNSGNASATAAHALTKKLKAAGFTVSPARPDIVITVGGDGTLLSAFHRYNAALDTIRFIGVHTGHLGFYTDWRDYELDELVAAIKADKGERVGYPLLDIKVTYADDTTGHYVALNESTLKRATSTMQTDVFIKDNFFESFRGDGLCICTPTGSTAYSKSVGGAVLHPRLRALQVTEIASINNRVYRTLSSPIIIAPDEWVVLKPASELNYIMTIDQFNMTDRPIKEVRYRIAKEQIYFARYKHMHFWDRVEDAFIGAKH, encoded by the coding sequence ATGCGCGTTTGGGTATTCAGTAATTCAGGCAATGCGAGCGCGACGGCGGCACATGCCCTCACGAAAAAACTGAAGGCGGCTGGTTTCACGGTCAGCCCGGCCCGACCAGATATCGTCATCACGGTCGGCGGGGATGGTACCCTGCTGTCCGCTTTTCACCGGTACAATGCGGCGCTGGATACGATTCGCTTTATCGGGGTCCACACGGGGCACTTGGGCTTTTACACGGACTGGCGTGACTACGAACTCGATGAGCTGGTCGCCGCGATTAAGGCAGACAAGGGCGAACGTGTCGGCTACCCGTTGCTTGATATTAAGGTGACCTATGCGGACGATACGACTGGACATTACGTGGCGCTGAACGAGTCAACGCTCAAGCGGGCTACGAGTACCATGCAGACGGACGTCTTCATCAAGGACAACTTCTTCGAAAGTTTCCGGGGGGATGGGCTCTGTATCTGTACCCCGACCGGCTCGACGGCGTACTCCAAGTCTGTTGGGGGTGCGGTTTTGCACCCTCGGCTGCGGGCACTCCAGGTCACGGAAATTGCGTCGATTAACAACCGTGTTTACCGGACCTTGTCTTCGCCCATCATCATCGCCCCAGACGAGTGGGTGGTGCTCAAACCGGCTAGCGAGCTGAACTACATCATGACGATTGACCAGTTCAACATGACGGATCGGCCCATCAAGGAAGTGCGGTACCGGATTGCCAAGGAGCAAATCTACTTTGCCCGCTACAAGCACATGCACTTCTGGGATCGGGTTGAGGACGCCTTTATTGGCGCCAAACACTAA
- a CDS encoding endonuclease III domain-containing protein encodes MQTINVTQLYDILYAKLGPRKWWPAQSTVQLLCGAILIQNTNWRNVDRALNLMEDQTHFGIGALLNLTTEQLQDLIRPSGFFRSKERYLRALLTAYRDDFKGWRQLTTADLRKQLRALPGIGNETADVLLLFVFRRPAFVADTYTRRLFAALGMPSKNYLDLQKQVDFNLPLVQAQEFHALLDDYGKLGVDDFNLAATYQLTSH; translated from the coding sequence ATGCAAACCATTAACGTCACCCAACTTTACGACATTCTCTACGCCAAATTAGGGCCACGCAAATGGTGGCCAGCACAGAGCACCGTCCAGCTGCTTTGTGGGGCAATTCTGATCCAAAACACAAACTGGCGCAATGTTGACCGTGCCCTCAACCTCATGGAAGACCAAACCCACTTTGGCATTGGGGCACTGCTCAATCTCACAACTGAGCAACTACAGGACCTCATCCGCCCCAGCGGTTTCTTCCGGAGTAAAGAACGCTACTTGCGCGCCTTACTGACCGCCTACCGCGACGACTTTAAGGGGTGGCGCCAGTTAACCACAGCGGATTTACGCAAACAACTCCGCGCCTTGCCCGGTATCGGCAACGAAACGGCGGACGTGCTGCTCCTCTTCGTCTTCCGCCGACCAGCATTTGTCGCGGACACCTATACGCGCCGGTTATTCGCGGCATTGGGCATGCCCTCAAAAAATTACTTGGATTTGCAAAAACAAGTCGACTTCAACCTGCCACTCGTTCAAGCCCAGGAATTTCACGCCTTGCTAGACGATTACGGCAAGCTCGGCGTTGACGACTTCAACCTCGCTGCCACCTACCAACTCACATCACACTAG
- a CDS encoding lactonase family protein, with protein sequence MSKETVILGGYTRKGGKGIYKAELDTATGSVSTPLPYVDSVNGPTYLASSKAGYLYACAAGAGEGGVASINMNTAKPQVMSQLLQPGGSPAYVSVDEDRQLVFAAFYHDGRVSAYKIQDDGTLKLTDSVTREGHGPLPEQDASHVHFADLTPDGRLVICDLGTDTLVTFPVSRDGKLGTPAETQMTPGFGPRHIAFHPTLPVAYLLGELSSSIDVLDYDAATGTFTPREVVSTIPDDWTEHNGAAAVRLSADGSYLYASNRGHNSIASFKIDKSGNLTFLRYVSTYGDFPRDFALDPTGNYALAVNQNSDNGTLYRRDPVNGDLIPIAINIPTPEAVCVRFLK encoded by the coding sequence TTGAGTAAAGAAACAGTAATCTTAGGCGGATACACCCGCAAAGGCGGCAAGGGGATTTACAAAGCAGAATTGGACACAGCAACGGGTAGCGTCAGCACGCCGTTGCCATACGTGGACAGTGTGAACGGGCCAACTTACTTGGCAAGTTCAAAGGCTGGCTACCTGTACGCTTGTGCAGCCGGTGCAGGTGAGGGCGGTGTTGCGTCTATCAACATGAACACTGCCAAGCCACAGGTGATGAGTCAACTGCTTCAGCCAGGTGGTTCTCCTGCATACGTGTCTGTTGATGAGGATCGGCAACTAGTCTTCGCGGCCTTTTACCATGATGGTCGCGTCAGTGCCTACAAGATTCAGGATGATGGCACGCTGAAATTAACTGATTCCGTCACCCGCGAAGGTCACGGCCCACTGCCAGAACAGGATGCCAGCCACGTGCACTTTGCTGACCTCACACCAGATGGTCGGCTGGTCATCTGTGATTTGGGGACTGACACGTTGGTTACCTTCCCAGTGAGCCGCGATGGCAAGTTGGGCACCCCAGCAGAAACTCAGATGACCCCAGGTTTTGGCCCCCGGCACATTGCGTTTCACCCGACGTTGCCAGTTGCCTACCTGCTTGGTGAGCTGAGTTCCAGCATCGATGTTCTCGATTACGATGCCGCAACCGGAACCTTTACGCCTCGCGAAGTGGTCAGCACGATTCCTGACGACTGGACAGAACATAATGGTGCCGCTGCGGTCCGTCTGAGTGCGGATGGGTCATACCTTTACGCCTCAAACCGGGGCCACAACAGTATCGCCAGCTTCAAGATTGATAAGAGCGGCAATCTCACTTTCTTGCGTTACGTCAGCACTTATGGTGACTTCCCACGTGATTTTGCCTTAGATCCGACGGGCAACTACGCCTTGGCTGTCAACCAAAACAGTGATAACGGCACCCTTTACCGCCGCGATCCAGTGAACGGCGACCTGATTCCGATTGCCATCAACATTCCGACCCCTGAGGCTGTGTGTGTCCGTTTTTTGAAATAA
- a CDS encoding PFL family protein, with amino-acid sequence MDSKQINETIAMIREENLDIRTITMGISLLDCVRGDVAATADAVYAKITAKARQLVPVAEQIETEFGLPIVNKRVAVTPVALLAGGAPDFDFVQIAQAMDRAAKDCNIDLIGGYTALVQNGMTAADEALMRSMPAAFAATERVCGSVNIGSTKSGMNMDAVKLMGEIVKQVADPTPQNAMKLVVFCNAVEDNPFMAGAFWGVSEGDCAISTGVSGPGVVQRALAAIPDAPFEQVCETIKKTAFKVSRMGQLVGKIAAERLGVPFNIVDLSLAPTPAVGDSVAQILETMGLSHVGTYGTTAALALLNDAVKKGGIMAAERVGGLSGAFIPVSEDANMIEAVAAGHIGLEKLEAMTAVCSVGLDMVAIPGKTPATTISGMIADEAALGMINNKTTAVRVIPVPGKDVGEFVEFGGLFGRAPIMKVNDGDASQFIARGGRIPAPIHSFKN; translated from the coding sequence ATGGACAGTAAGCAAATTAATGAAACCATCGCGATGATTCGCGAGGAAAATTTGGATATTCGGACGATTACCATGGGCATTTCACTGCTCGACTGTGTGCGCGGGGATGTTGCGGCTACGGCTGATGCGGTCTATGCGAAGATCACGGCTAAGGCGCGTCAACTCGTGCCCGTTGCCGAACAGATTGAGACTGAGTTTGGGTTGCCCATTGTGAACAAACGGGTCGCGGTGACGCCGGTCGCATTGCTGGCGGGTGGCGCACCTGATTTTGATTTTGTGCAGATTGCCCAGGCGATGGATCGTGCTGCTAAGGACTGCAACATTGACCTCATTGGGGGTTACACCGCACTCGTTCAAAACGGGATGACTGCCGCAGACGAGGCCCTGATGCGCAGCATGCCCGCCGCGTTCGCCGCCACGGAGCGCGTGTGTGGTTCCGTCAACATTGGCAGTACCAAGTCCGGGATGAACATGGACGCCGTGAAGTTGATGGGCGAAATTGTCAAACAAGTGGCCGACCCAACGCCACAAAACGCGATGAAATTAGTCGTCTTTTGCAACGCGGTCGAGGATAATCCCTTCATGGCGGGTGCGTTCTGGGGTGTTTCCGAGGGCGACTGTGCCATTAGTACCGGGGTGTCCGGCCCTGGGGTTGTCCAGCGCGCGCTGGCTGCGATTCCTGATGCGCCATTTGAACAGGTGTGCGAAACCATCAAAAAGACGGCATTTAAGGTGTCACGGATGGGCCAGCTGGTGGGTAAAATCGCAGCTGAGCGCTTGGGTGTTCCGTTTAACATCGTCGACCTCTCGTTAGCCCCAACGCCTGCAGTTGGCGATTCCGTTGCGCAGATTCTGGAAACGATGGGTCTGAGCCACGTCGGCACATATGGGACGACCGCTGCGCTTGCGCTACTCAATGATGCGGTCAAGAAGGGCGGCATCATGGCGGCCGAGCGGGTCGGCGGGTTGTCTGGTGCCTTCATTCCGGTGAGTGAGGACGCCAACATGATCGAGGCCGTCGCCGCGGGTCACATTGGCCTGGAGAAACTGGAAGCGATGACGGCAGTTTGCTCAGTTGGTTTGGACATGGTCGCCATTCCTGGTAAGACGCCAGCAACGACCATCAGTGGCATGATTGCCGACGAAGCAGCACTGGGCATGATTAACAATAAGACAACCGCGGTCCGCGTGATTCCCGTACCCGGTAAGGACGTGGGGGAGTTTGTCGAGTTCGGCGGGCTCTTTGGTCGCGCCCCGATCATGAAGGTGAATGACGGGGACGCCAGCCAGTTCATCGCGCGCGGTGGCCGGATTCCAGCACCGATTCACTCATTTAAAAATTAA
- a CDS encoding CYTH domain-containing protein yields the protein MSIETERELKSLITQTQAQQISQAYPFAAPFEQTNVYFDTVDNAVREAGAALRIRRFSTYAELTLKLRQIKEKARTITEFTDRLDTRVADELIKADRLPETGTVADELTKLGVARLELRKFAQMTTRRRECELPGCKLVLDDNYYMDGSRDWEAEIEYTEAGAATELMTALSTEFHIEGRRGSNKIARATAHMPHQD from the coding sequence ATGAGCATTGAAACCGAACGAGAACTAAAATCCCTCATCACGCAGACGCAAGCGCAGCAAATCAGCCAGGCCTATCCCTTTGCCGCACCCTTTGAGCAAACCAACGTCTACTTTGATACCGTCGACAACGCCGTACGTGAGGCTGGTGCCGCCCTGCGCATTCGTCGGTTCAGCACCTATGCCGAGCTCACACTCAAGTTGCGTCAAATAAAGGAAAAAGCCCGCACCATTACCGAGTTCACTGACCGTTTGGATACGCGCGTGGCGGACGAGCTAATCAAAGCAGACCGACTTCCAGAAACCGGGACTGTTGCGGATGAGCTCACAAAACTGGGAGTGGCACGTCTGGAATTACGCAAATTTGCCCAGATGACGACCCGCCGGCGCGAGTGCGAACTACCAGGATGCAAACTGGTCCTCGACGACAATTATTACATGGATGGTAGCCGCGACTGGGAGGCCGAAATCGAGTACACAGAAGCCGGTGCCGCGACAGAACTCATGACGGCCCTGTCCACAGAGTTCCACATCGAAGGGCGCCGCGGTAGTAACAAGATAGCTCGTGCCACCGCGCACATGCCGCATCAGGATTAA
- a CDS encoding PTS glucitol/sorbitol transporter subunit IIA: MKITSTVTAIGAHAISKKDAMIILFGDSATDALRDVSVIQEFDQPAQAKKMVLKHGDHVYIDDIKYRVNGVGKLANSNLQQIGHATLIFKPMPSEDVLGNAVYLIPTAIPSFKVGTVIRYEIED; the protein is encoded by the coding sequence ATGAAAATCACATCAACAGTTACCGCAATCGGCGCCCACGCAATTAGCAAGAAAGACGCCATGATCATCCTGTTCGGCGATTCTGCAACCGACGCCCTGCGCGACGTTTCGGTGATTCAGGAGTTCGATCAGCCCGCTCAGGCAAAGAAGATGGTACTCAAGCACGGCGACCACGTCTACATCGATGACATCAAGTACCGGGTCAACGGCGTCGGCAAGCTCGCCAATTCAAACTTACAACAGATTGGGCACGCGACCCTTATCTTCAAGCCAATGCCCAGTGAAGATGTTCTTGGTAACGCGGTTTACTTAATCCCGACCGCGATTCCATCTTTCAAAGTGGGCACCGTGATTCGTTACGAAATTGAAGACTAA
- a CDS encoding RluA family pseudouridine synthase, whose amino-acid sequence MLLKWHYHGEPVRLQKFLLKDGGLSMMSLTRLKHHGGAVYVNHRQRNSAYILHDGDVVRAVMAPEIPADSVVAMPGPLDVIYEDRDLLVVNKPAGVASIPAVNKQTASMANYVKFYLQHSHAESTAIHVVTRLDRDTSGLMLFAKHSFAHTLLDRQLHTQSLDKQYLALSGGAVPLMAHGWFIMRLGLSDEFYMRRAVRPDGKISVTEYRTLAQQGDYALTRVYLHTGRTHQIRVHFAAVNRPLVGDSLYGGTMLMDRQALHCADLFLKHPFTGEQLHLHAPLPPDMAGVCKQLNLQC is encoded by the coding sequence ATGCTACTCAAATGGCATTATCACGGTGAACCTGTGCGCTTGCAAAAGTTTCTGCTCAAGGATGGCGGGCTCAGCATGATGTCCTTGACGCGCCTCAAGCATCACGGCGGCGCCGTTTACGTGAACCACCGGCAACGCAATAGCGCGTACATCCTGCATGATGGTGATGTGGTGCGGGCAGTGATGGCCCCAGAAATACCTGCCGATTCGGTTGTGGCCATGCCCGGACCGCTCGACGTCATTTATGAGGACCGGGATTTACTGGTCGTGAACAAACCGGCTGGGGTGGCTTCCATTCCGGCAGTTAACAAACAAACGGCATCGATGGCCAATTACGTGAAGTTCTATTTGCAACACTCGCACGCCGAGAGCACCGCCATTCACGTGGTCACCCGTTTGGACCGGGATACGAGTGGGCTGATGCTGTTTGCCAAGCATAGTTTTGCCCACACACTGCTGGACCGGCAGTTGCACACGCAAAGTCTGGACAAGCAGTACCTTGCCTTATCAGGGGGCGCCGTCCCGCTGATGGCACACGGGTGGTTCATCATGCGCCTGGGACTGTCTGACGAGTTTTACATGCGGCGGGCGGTGCGGCCGGATGGTAAGATTTCCGTCACTGAGTACCGGACACTCGCGCAGCAAGGGGATTACGCGCTAACACGGGTGTACTTGCACACGGGGCGCACACACCAAATTCGCGTCCACTTTGCAGCAGTGAACCGGCCGCTCGTCGGGGACTCTCTGTATGGTGGGACCATGCTGATGGATCGGCAAGCCCTGCATTGTGCGGACCTGTTCCTGAAACACCCGTTTACGGGGGAGCAGTTGCACCTGCACGCGCCGTTGCCGCCAGATATGGCAGGTGTCTGCAAGCAACTTAATTTACAATGCTAA
- a CDS encoding copper homeostasis protein CutC, with product MLNEIAVENFTLVPAAMAAGAQRIELTGNLTAGGTTASKGTVIESLKYCHEHNATVVAMVRPRGGDYVFNDTELKIMEHDMLEMQALGVDAVIFGVLTKDNHFDKDAMENLIAAAGGMQMVCNLCFDWIPKADQKEALDWLVDKDFTRVLTHGGLLDTNILDNLDQLKQIVDWADGRIQVLPGGGVNIDNKDQVTSFMGVKQAHGTHLLGELTANK from the coding sequence ATGCTTAACGAAATTGCTGTTGAGAACTTCACCCTGGTGCCTGCTGCAATGGCAGCCGGTGCCCAGCGCATTGAGCTGACAGGCAACCTGACCGCCGGCGGGACGACCGCCAGCAAGGGGACTGTCATCGAAAGTTTGAAATACTGTCACGAGCATAACGCCACGGTTGTTGCCATGGTGCGGCCGCGTGGCGGTGACTACGTCTTCAACGATACCGAGCTCAAGATTATGGAGCACGACATGCTGGAGATGCAGGCACTCGGCGTTGATGCGGTTATCTTTGGGGTATTAACCAAGGACAACCACTTTGACAAGGACGCCATGGAGAACTTGATTGCCGCTGCGGGTGGCATGCAGATGGTCTGCAACCTCTGCTTCGACTGGATTCCAAAGGCCGACCAGAAGGAAGCACTCGATTGGCTGGTCGATAAGGACTTCACGCGTGTGCTGACACACGGTGGCTTACTGGACACCAACATTCTCGACAACCTCGATCAACTCAAGCAGATTGTTGACTGGGCTGACGGCCGGATTCAGGTTCTCCCTGGTGGCGGCGTTAACATCGATAATAAGGACCAGGTGACAAGCTTCATGGGCGTTAAACAGGCGCATGGCACCCACTTACTTGGTGAACTGACTGCCAACAAATAA